DNA sequence from the Sulfurimonas sediminis genome:
TGTCAAAGCTCTGCTTGAAAAAGAAGGGGATATTGCTTTTGCGTATGACGGAGATGCAGACCGTATAGCGGTGCTTACACACAAAAACAATATCAAAGGCGATATGATGGCACTTTTATATGCCATGAAGATGGATAAGCCGACAGTTGTGGGTGAAGTGAAATGCTCACAGGTAATGTATGATGAGTTGGAGCGCCGCGGGGCAAAGGCGGTGATGTATAAAACAGGGCATTCCAACCTCAAAGTAAAAATGAAAGAGATCAATGCGGATCTGGCATGTGAAGTGAGCGGACATGTCTTTTTTAAAAATCGTTATTTCGGCTATGATGATGCGATTTATGCAACACTCAGAATGTTGGAACTCATCAATGACGGTATAGATTTAGATGCAGAACTTGCAAAACTGCCTAAAGTGTATTCTACTGAGGAGATTAAAGTAGAGACGACAGAAGCCCAAAAATTTAAAATCATAGAGAAAGTAAAAGAACTGCTGCAAAATCCGCCTGCCGATTTTCCTCGTATCAAAGATATGATAGATGTGGACGGCGTACGCATAAACTTTGAAAAAGGCTGGGGTTTGGTCCGTGCAAGTAACACAACACCGGTTTTGGTAACACGTTTTGAATCCACAGACAAAGAAGAAGCAAAACGTTATGAAACTGCCATCAATGATTTGATAAGCAAAGCAAAAGAAAGTTTATAATTTATAAATATAATAAAGATTAGTTAAACTTAATTAGGTAGAATTCCTGTAAAAATACGGAGTTTTGCCAATGCTTTACTATACAATGCTTTTTCTTGCCTTTTTCTACTTTAAAATCGCCCGCGTTTACAAAAAAGAGGAAAAAGCCAATCTCAATATGAATATTCAAAACACGCTTGTTTTTATTGCAATCGTGGCTTTGCTTGTGTATGGTTTTACCCATAAAACATGGTATACAGTTTTACTTGTTTCTTGGCTTTTTCTTATTCTCGCTTCACTTATGGTCTCTGCTGTGCAGGTCGGTGTTTTTATAGAAGGAAAACCTTTTGTAAAGCTCAGTCATTTATATAAGTTTTTGGCACCTGTAGGCATGCTTCTTTGGTAGGTAAATCCCACGAAAAATAAAATAAATCTTAATCAATAGATTCAAAAGAACTGGAAGAAATATTGCTTAGAC
Encoded proteins:
- a CDS encoding phosphomannomutase/phosphoglucomutase — its product is MSIYREYDIRGIYEKELNEESVTKIGYALASKINGEYVAVGYDARSHSPILFEYLVAGLNAGGKKVLDMGLVPTPVNYFTNYQEWDGIVPAASVMITGSHNPSEYNGFKITVDKAPFFGEDIYALGRECETMQMPPKVQRDVKKIEAKERYIDFMVNEFQHLKGMQTKIVYDCGNGVAGVVLPEIFEKLGLHVKGIYVEPDGTFPNHHPDPSVEENLKDVKALLEKEGDIAFAYDGDADRIAVLTHKNNIKGDMMALLYAMKMDKPTVVGEVKCSQVMYDELERRGAKAVMYKTGHSNLKVKMKEINADLACEVSGHVFFKNRYFGYDDAIYATLRMLELINDGIDLDAELAKLPKVYSTEEIKVETTEAQKFKIIEKVKELLQNPPADFPRIKDMIDVDGVRINFEKGWGLVRASNTTPVLVTRFESTDKEEAKRYETAINDLISKAKESL